The Rhodobacter sp. CZR27 genome includes a window with the following:
- the tolQ gene encoding protein TolQ: METETLATAQEIDFSMLALFARATLTVKFVMILLIVMSFWSWAIIIQKHIMFRLARREASIFDRAFWSGEPLDELFERLGPQPEGASEKIFAAGMLEWRRSHRNDGGLIAGAQSRIDRSMGVAIDKESERLNAGLSFLATTGSTAPFIGLFGTVWGIKHAFEQIAISQNTNLAVVAPGIAEALLATAFGLVAAIPAVVFYNKLNADSERIIGGYDAFSDEFATILSRQLDAA, from the coding sequence ATGGAAACGGAAACCCTTGCGACGGCGCAGGAGATTGATTTCTCCATGCTCGCCCTCTTCGCGCGCGCGACGCTCACCGTGAAGTTCGTGATGATCCTGCTGATCGTCATGTCCTTCTGGTCGTGGGCCATCATCATCCAGAAACACATCATGTTCCGTCTGGCGCGGCGCGAGGCCTCGATCTTCGACCGCGCCTTCTGGTCGGGCGAGCCGCTGGACGAGCTCTTCGAGCGTCTGGGTCCCCAGCCCGAGGGCGCGTCCGAGAAGATCTTTGCCGCCGGCATGCTGGAGTGGCGCCGCAGCCACCGCAACGATGGCGGGCTGATCGCGGGCGCCCAGTCGCGCATCGACCGCTCCATGGGCGTGGCGATCGACAAGGAGAGCGAGCGGCTGAACGCGGGCCTGTCGTTCCTCGCCACCACCGGCTCGACCGCGCCCTTCATCGGCCTCTTCGGCACGGTCTGGGGCATCAAGCACGCCTTCGAGCAGATCGCGATCTCGCAGAACACGAACCTCGCCGTCGTGGCGCCGGGTATCGCCGAGGCGCTGCTCGCCACTGCCTTCGGTCTCGTGGCCGCGATCCCGGCCGTGGTGTTCTACAACAAGCTCAATGCCGATTCCGAACGGATCATCGGCGGCTACGACGCCTTCTCCGACG